The following are encoded together in the bacterium genome:
- the glmM gene encoding phosphoglucosamine mutase, with translation MKKLFGTDGIRGVANQEPMTSETALALGRALAVFFRNGGKHHRVLIGKDTRRSCYMLENALASGLCSMGAEALLIGPMPTPGVAFLIQAMRADAGVVISASHNSFEDNGLKVFDRNGFKLPDADELKIESMMASGELERNRPTGDAVGRATRIDDASGRYIEFVKSTFPKGRTLDGLKVVVDCAHGAAYKIAPTVLAELGAETAVLGAAPDGLNINDGVGAVHPQAMAAEVRRTGACLGIALDGDADRVIFADENGRIVDGDAILALCAENLIKKKALKDGVVVATVMSNKALEDYLVPLGGKLERVPVGDRYVVEKMREGGYGFGGEASGHMIFRDHATTGDGLVGALQVLSILEATGKRLSELVARYHPLPQVLTSVKVPKRQDLDLFPDVQKLMKRIEHDLGAKGRLLVRYSGTEPLIRIMIEGHEDAAIRKMAGELTSCIQKNLS, from the coding sequence ATGAAGAAGCTTTTCGGAACTGACGGTATTCGGGGGGTCGCCAACCAGGAACCGATGACCTCCGAGACGGCCCTGGCGTTGGGGCGGGCCTTGGCCGTTTTTTTCCGGAACGGAGGCAAGCATCACCGCGTCCTCATCGGCAAGGATACCCGCCGTTCCTGCTACATGTTGGAGAACGCGCTCGCGTCCGGCCTCTGCTCCATGGGGGCCGAGGCCCTCCTGATCGGCCCCATGCCGACGCCCGGCGTGGCCTTCCTCATCCAGGCCATGCGGGCCGACGCCGGGGTCGTCATCTCCGCCTCCCACAATTCTTTCGAAGACAACGGCCTCAAGGTCTTCGACCGGAACGGCTTCAAGCTCCCGGACGCCGACGAACTCAAGATCGAATCGATGATGGCCTCGGGCGAGCTCGAAAGAAACCGTCCCACGGGAGACGCCGTGGGGCGAGCCACCCGGATCGACGACGCCTCCGGCCGCTACATCGAGTTCGTGAAATCGACTTTTCCCAAGGGGAGGACGTTGGACGGCCTGAAGGTCGTCGTCGATTGCGCCCACGGCGCGGCCTATAAGATCGCTCCGACCGTGCTCGCGGAGCTCGGCGCGGAAACGGCGGTTTTGGGGGCGGCACCCGACGGCCTCAACATCAACGACGGCGTCGGCGCGGTGCATCCGCAGGCCATGGCTGCGGAGGTCAGGAGAACGGGCGCCTGCCTGGGGATCGCCCTGGACGGCGACGCCGATCGCGTGATCTTCGCAGACGAAAACGGCCGCATCGTCGACGGTGACGCGATTCTCGCCCTTTGCGCCGAGAATCTGATCAAAAAGAAGGCCCTGAAGGACGGCGTCGTCGTCGCCACGGTGATGAGCAACAAGGCGCTCGAAGACTACCTCGTTCCCCTCGGAGGAAAGCTCGAACGCGTCCCCGTCGGGGACCGTTACGTCGTCGAAAAGATGCGCGAGGGGGGATACGGTTTCGGCGGCGAAGCGTCCGGCCACATGATCTTTAGGGATCATGCGACGACGGGCGACGGCCTCGTCGGCGCCCTGCAGGTGCTGTCGATTCTTGAGGCGACGGGCAAACGGCTCTCGGAGCTCGTCGCCCGCTATCATCCGCTGCCCCAGGTGCTCACCAGCGTCAAGGTGCCCAAGCGGCAGGACCTGGATCTCTTTCCGGACGTCCAGAAGCTGATGAAGAGGATCGAGCACGATTTGGGCGCGAAAGGCCGCCTGCTTGTCCGCTACTCCGGGACCGAGCCCTTGATCCGCATCATGATCGAAGGCCACGAGGATGCGGCGATCCGGAAAATGGCGGGAGAGCTCACGAGCTGCATCCAAAAGAACCTTTCCTGA
- a CDS encoding NAD(P)H-hydrate dehydratase, with product MLALTSEQSREADRRAEDGGLPAAVLRENAGRGAFEILKKYFPDLSQKKILVVCGKGNNGGDGRVVARLLEGVAGEVRVIDVGAWRAMPLHEYDILIDAIFGTGLSRPVEGVAKEAIEAMNRSGKWKMALDVPSGLSADTGEPLGALPKGTTGVAVKADVTVTMGRPKIGLLQPQAAPYVGRLEVVDIGIPASVYDSLGSRIQWVTGADIRPLFTRRGADTHKGTYGHVLLIGGSETKPGAILLAGKSALRTGAGLATVALPDRAFRKLPKNFLELMYEPLPSVRSGTFARKAWAKIARALEGKSAVAMGPGMGVNADTRELVRRMILKAGQPLVLDADALNCLGPVGARRAVPLRRNVILTPHPGEMARLTGLTTAKIQKDRLAAARDFAMKHGVIVVLKGFRTVTAAPSGDLFVNATGNPGMATAGMGDVLTGVIVSLLAQGLDAGKAAVAGVFLHGRAGDRVADRLGDRGLLASEVADEVPKAIQEMLPCKE from the coding sequence ATGCTGGCTCTGACCTCAGAACAATCCCGAGAGGCCGACCGGCGCGCCGAAGACGGCGGCCTCCCGGCCGCCGTCCTCAGGGAGAACGCCGGGCGCGGCGCGTTCGAAATCCTCAAGAAATATTTTCCCGATCTCTCTCAAAAAAAAATCCTCGTCGTCTGCGGCAAGGGCAACAACGGCGGCGACGGCAGGGTGGTGGCCCGCCTGTTGGAGGGCGTCGCGGGGGAGGTTCGTGTCATCGACGTAGGGGCATGGCGCGCCATGCCCCTACACGAATACGACATCCTCATCGATGCGATCTTCGGCACCGGACTCTCGCGCCCCGTGGAGGGCGTCGCGAAAGAGGCCATCGAGGCCATGAATCGATCCGGAAAATGGAAAATGGCGCTGGACGTTCCCTCGGGCCTCTCCGCCGATACGGGCGAACCCCTGGGCGCCTTACCAAAGGGCACGACTGGCGTTGCGGTCAAGGCCGACGTCACCGTCACGATGGGCCGTCCCAAGATCGGCCTCCTTCAACCCCAGGCGGCGCCTTATGTGGGGCGGTTGGAGGTCGTGGACATCGGAATCCCCGCGAGCGTCTACGACTCCCTGGGCAGCCGGATTCAGTGGGTGACGGGCGCGGACATCCGGCCCCTGTTCACCCGGCGCGGTGCCGATACGCACAAGGGGACCTACGGCCACGTCCTTCTCATCGGCGGTTCGGAGACGAAACCGGGCGCGATCCTGCTGGCGGGCAAGTCGGCCCTTCGGACCGGCGCGGGTCTGGCGACGGTCGCGTTGCCGGACAGGGCCTTTCGGAAGTTGCCAAAAAATTTCCTCGAACTGATGTACGAACCGCTCCCGTCGGTTCGCTCCGGTACTTTTGCCCGGAAGGCCTGGGCGAAGATCGCCCGGGCCTTGGAGGGGAAATCCGCCGTCGCGATGGGACCCGGCATGGGCGTCAACGCCGACACACGCGAGTTGGTTCGCCGGATGATTTTGAAGGCCGGGCAACCCTTGGTTTTGGATGCGGATGCGTTGAATTGTTTGGGCCCCGTAGGGGCACGGCGCGCCGTGCCCCTACGCCGGAACGTTATCCTCACCCCCCACCCCGGGGAAATGGCGCGCCTGACGGGGCTCACGACCGCGAAGATCCAGAAGGACCGTCTCGCCGCCGCGCGTGATTTCGCGATGAAGCACGGCGTGATCGTCGTTCTCAAGGGCTTCCGGACCGTCACGGCGGCGCCGTCCGGCGATCTCTTCGTCAACGCGACCGGCAATCCGGGCATGGCGACGGCGGGCATGGGCGACGTCCTGACCGGGGTCATCGTCTCTCTCCTGGCTCAAGGCCTGGACGCCGGGAAGGCCGCCGTGGCCGGGGTCTTTCTCCATGGCCGGGCGGGGGATCGGGTGGCGGATCGATTGGGAGATCGAGGACTGCTGGCCTCCGAGGTGGCCGACGAGGTTCCGAAGGCGATTCAAGAGATGCTGCCATGCAAAGAATGA
- the folP gene encoding dihydropteroate synthase codes for MRIGSRDFDLTGRVHVMGILNVTPDSFSDGGRFLDPESALDHALRMQEEGADVIDVGAESTRPGSSPITEEEEWKRLLPVLRKVLPRIKIPVSIDTQKPGVADLSLQEGAAMINDVSALRREGMAEVAARHRVPVILMHMRGEPPTMQRNPSYEDVVQEVLRFLQERIRFAVDRGIDRDKIMVDPGLGFGKRFEDNLALLNDLNEFGALRAPIVVGASRKSFLRKIFGADEKALWTGSAAAAVLAASKGASILRVHDVAVTKAAIRLADPNSFL; via the coding sequence TTGCGAATCGGCAGCCGCGATTTTGATTTGACCGGGCGTGTGCACGTCATGGGCATCCTGAACGTGACCCCCGATTCGTTTTCCGATGGAGGCCGTTTTCTGGACCCGGAATCGGCCCTCGACCACGCCCTTCGAATGCAGGAGGAAGGCGCGGACGTGATTGACGTGGGGGCCGAATCGACCCGCCCCGGTTCGTCTCCGATCACGGAGGAGGAAGAGTGGAAACGACTCCTGCCCGTCCTTCGGAAGGTCCTCCCCCGCATCAAGATTCCCGTTTCGATCGATACACAGAAGCCCGGCGTGGCAGACTTGAGCCTCCAGGAGGGCGCGGCCATGATCAACGACGTCTCCGCCCTCCGCCGGGAAGGGATGGCGGAAGTGGCGGCCCGCCATCGAGTGCCCGTTATTCTCATGCACATGCGGGGGGAGCCGCCCACGATGCAGCGGAATCCCTCCTATGAGGACGTCGTCCAGGAGGTGTTGCGCTTTTTGCAGGAGAGGATCCGTTTTGCCGTCGATCGCGGAATCGACCGCGACAAAATCATGGTCGATCCGGGCCTGGGCTTCGGCAAGCGTTTCGAGGATAATTTGGCCCTCCTGAATGATTTGAACGAGTTCGGGGCCCTTCGCGCGCCGATCGTCGTCGGGGCGTCCCGGAAGTCATTCTTGCGAAAAATCTTCGGGGCGGACGAAAAGGCCCTCTGGACGGGCAGCGCCGCCGCCGCCGTCCTCGCGGCCTCGAAAGGCGCGTCGATTCTGCGCGTCCACGACGTGGCCGTGACTAAGGCCGCAATTCGTCTTGCAGACCCGAACTCATTTTTATAG
- a CDS encoding pyridoxine 5'-phosphate synthase, producing MAKLGVNIDHVATLRQARGTRYPDPVAAAALAEKAGADQITVHLREDRRHIQDADVRLLRRSVQTDLNLEMAATKDMLAFAISAKPNLVTFVPEKRQELTTEGGLDVRKTRKVLSEFIPQLQKAGVRVSLFVNPDEGDIALSAELGVDAVEIHTGLYADARDEDAVAEELRRIAVGAEIAKAKGLWVAAGHGLNYANAAAVAKIREIAEFNIGHSIVARAVMVGLEQAVREMKALTS from the coding sequence ATGGCAAAACTCGGGGTCAATATCGATCACGTCGCCACCCTCCGCCAAGCCCGGGGAACGCGTTATCCCGATCCGGTGGCGGCGGCCGCTCTGGCCGAAAAGGCGGGGGCGGATCAGATCACGGTGCACCTGCGCGAGGACCGCCGGCACATTCAAGACGCGGATGTGAGGTTGCTCCGGCGCTCGGTCCAGACCGACCTCAATCTGGAGATGGCGGCGACCAAGGACATGCTCGCCTTTGCGATCAGCGCCAAGCCGAACCTCGTCACCTTCGTTCCCGAAAAGCGGCAGGAGCTGACCACCGAGGGGGGGCTGGACGTCCGCAAGACCCGAAAGGTCCTGTCCGAATTCATACCCCAGCTGCAAAAGGCGGGCGTGCGCGTCAGTCTGTTCGTGAATCCGGATGAAGGAGACATCGCGCTCTCGGCGGAGCTGGGTGTGGACGCCGTCGAGATCCACACCGGTCTTTATGCCGACGCGCGCGACGAGGACGCGGTCGCGGAGGAGCTGAGGCGCATCGCCGTCGGCGCGGAGATCGCCAAGGCGAAGGGCCTCTGGGTGGCCGCGGGGCACGGGCTCAACTACGCGAACGCCGCCGCCGTCGCGAAGATCCGGGAGATCGCCGAGTTCAACATCGGGCATTCGATCGTCGCGCGCGCCGTGATGGTAGGGTTGGAGCAGGCCGTTCGGGAAATGAAGGCCCTGACCTCGTAA
- the tsaE gene encoding tRNA (adenosine(37)-N6)-threonylcarbamoyltransferase complex ATPase subunit type 1 TsaE, which translates to MQRMISKSAHQTLQIAAGFAKGLKPGAVVGLIGDLGAGKTTFVQGMARGLGIDPEYYVNSPSFTLVNEYRGRGTPLIHVDLYRIDKPREGETLGLDEYLASGAVIAVEWIERMPDLETRMTDRVEIRVAGDHRREIEIATPFGCDSALDFGRSSSC; encoded by the coding sequence ATGCAAAGAATGATCTCAAAATCGGCCCATCAAACCCTGCAGATCGCCGCCGGCTTCGCCAAAGGTCTGAAACCGGGTGCCGTCGTGGGCTTGATCGGGGACCTCGGCGCCGGCAAGACGACCTTCGTGCAGGGCATGGCGCGGGGCCTGGGCATCGATCCGGAGTACTACGTCAACTCGCCGTCCTTCACCCTGGTCAACGAATACCGGGGGCGCGGGACGCCACTCATCCACGTCGATCTCTACCGGATCGACAAACCGCGGGAGGGTGAGACGCTCGGATTGGACGAATACCTGGCGTCGGGTGCGGTCATCGCCGTCGAATGGATCGAGAGGATGCCGGACCTCGAGACGAGGATGACGGATCGCGTGGAGATTCGGGTTGCAGGGGATCACCGACGTGAAATAGAGATTGCCACACCCTTCGGGTGCGATTCAGCCTTGGATTTCGGGAGGTCTTCATCGTGCTGA